From a single Bufo bufo chromosome 9, aBufBuf1.1, whole genome shotgun sequence genomic region:
- the ERP27 gene encoding endoplasmic reticulum resident protein 27 has product MLYVGGGRLYMVLLFSQDPETPELEHFNTLVKNHPEWDYGFTTNKDVLKHYKIKSNTVSIFRQTDYFRDDLVVEETAELNTAKLYRFLTINDLRLVTEYNPMTAIGIIACKVQIHLLFFTHKDVEGQEEILKELREAAKDLRGQVLFVKMDVNMKSNQKIMAFFKLTQSDLPLVSIYDTESNRKRIMASGEITAETVKKFCSDFLSGALEEESESVKTEL; this is encoded by the exons ATGCTGTATGTCGGTGGAGGACGCCTTTACATGGTTTTGCTCTTCTCACAGGATCCAGAGACTCCAGAACTTGAGCATTTCAATACACTTGTTAAAAATCATCCAGAATGGGATTATGGCTTCACAACCAACAAAGACGTCCTGAAGCACTACAAGATAAAGAGTAACACCGTCAGCATTTTCCGCCAG ACAGATTATTTCCGGGATGATTTAGTGGTGGAGGAAACGGCAGAACTTAACACTGCAAAACTTTACCGATTCCTTACGATCAATGATTTGAGACTGGTGACAGAGTATAACCCCATG ACGGCCATTGGAATTATCGCCTGCAAGGTTCAGATCCATCTGCTCTTCTTCACACACAAGGATGTGGAAGGACAGGAGGAGATCCTGAAGGAATTACGAGAAGCCGCGAAGGATCTCCGGGGGCAG GTTCTGTTTGTGAAGATGGACGTCAACATGAAGAGCAATCAGAAGATCATGGCGTTCTTCAAGCTGACGCAGAGCGACCTCCCGCTCGTCTCCATATACGACACCGAGTCCAACAGGAAACGGATCATGGCGTCCGGTGAAATTACCGCTGAGACCGTGAAAAAATTCTGCTCAGATTTCTTGTCCGGCGCATTG GAAGAAGAATCAGAAAGTGTGAAGACTGAATTATAA